A region from the Oceanidesulfovibrio marinus genome encodes:
- a CDS encoding dihydroxy-acid dehydratase — translation MSKEKHPALRGKKEFGVAWAEREALLRGLGLSREELEKPQIAIINTWSDINPGHRHLRGIEESIRTGVVRAGGLPFRFNVLGLCDGIALINSQYILPSRDLIVNEIEVYAEAYGMDAMILLGTCDKIIPAFLMAAGRLDIPALVVTGGYMPAGVHPKSGQLLSFVDVGRSVGSVQSGAMTREDLDDIIDNACPGPGACPMMGTANTMCILAEAVGMTMPGNSTTPANSTKLLQLADSAGEQIVHLWEQGVTARKIITEQNIHNMICADLAMGGSTNSLVHVPAVATEAELDIDCLGLFDKLSQDIPLLMGITPNGPHLMHDFDRAGGVRALFSELSDFLDKDSLTVAGTTVGENVDGIAVKDASVIRSFDDPLSKGGALAVLRGNLAPGGAIVKVSAVPENLLIFRGTAKVFHSNEDAIEALRNGGIESGDVILITFQGCKGAPGLNSTFVVTSELAGSPLADSVALITDGRFSGATEGACIGYVSPEAALRGPLLAVCDGDIVSYDIPNRTISVELSEEQIAQRIHDAEMPLTYRKGYIGIYQRTVQSLSKGAVLRGMDEENV, via the coding sequence GTGTCCAAAGAAAAGCATCCCGCCCTTCGCGGCAAAAAGGAGTTCGGCGTCGCATGGGCGGAGCGGGAGGCCCTGCTGCGCGGCCTGGGTCTCTCACGCGAGGAGCTGGAGAAGCCGCAAATAGCCATCATCAATACCTGGAGCGACATTAATCCCGGGCACCGCCATCTTCGAGGCATCGAAGAGAGCATCCGGACCGGCGTGGTCCGGGCCGGCGGGCTTCCCTTCCGCTTCAACGTATTGGGCCTCTGCGACGGCATCGCGCTCATCAACTCGCAGTACATCCTGCCCAGCCGTGATCTCATCGTGAACGAGATCGAGGTTTACGCCGAGGCCTACGGCATGGACGCCATGATTCTGCTGGGCACCTGCGACAAGATCATCCCGGCCTTTCTCATGGCCGCCGGCAGGCTCGACATCCCGGCCCTGGTGGTGACCGGAGGCTACATGCCTGCCGGCGTGCACCCCAAAAGCGGGCAGCTGCTCTCCTTTGTGGACGTCGGCCGCAGCGTAGGCAGCGTGCAGAGCGGCGCCATGACGCGGGAGGACCTGGACGACATCATCGACAACGCCTGCCCCGGCCCCGGCGCCTGTCCCATGATGGGCACCGCCAACACCATGTGCATCCTGGCCGAAGCCGTGGGCATGACCATGCCGGGCAACTCCACCACCCCCGCCAACTCCACCAAGCTGCTGCAGCTCGCCGACTCCGCCGGCGAGCAGATCGTGCACCTGTGGGAGCAGGGCGTAACCGCCCGGAAGATCATTACCGAGCAGAACATCCACAACATGATCTGCGCGGACCTGGCCATGGGCGGCTCCACCAACTCCCTTGTCCACGTGCCGGCCGTGGCTACCGAGGCGGAGCTGGACATTGACTGCCTGGGCCTCTTCGACAAGCTGAGCCAGGATATCCCGCTGCTCATGGGCATCACGCCCAACGGTCCGCACCTGATGCACGACTTCGACCGCGCCGGCGGCGTGCGGGCCCTGTTCAGCGAGCTCTCGGACTTTCTGGACAAGGACAGCCTGACCGTGGCCGGAACGACCGTGGGAGAGAACGTGGACGGGATCGCGGTCAAAGACGCCTCGGTCATCCGATCATTCGACGACCCGCTCAGCAAGGGCGGAGCTCTCGCAGTCCTGCGGGGCAACCTCGCGCCGGGCGGGGCCATCGTCAAGGTCTCGGCCGTGCCGGAAAACCTGCTGATCTTCCGGGGCACGGCCAAGGTCTTCCACAGCAACGAAGACGCCATCGAGGCGCTACGCAACGGCGGCATCGAATCCGGCGACGTCATCCTCATCACGTTTCAGGGGTGCAAGGGCGCGCCCGGACTCAACAGCACCTTTGTCGTCACCTCCGAGCTGGCGGGGTCGCCCCTGGCCGACTCCGTGGCGCTTATCACCGACGGACGGTTCTCGGGCGCGACCGAAGGCGCCTGCATCGGCTACGTGTCCCCGGAAGCGGCCCTGCGCGGTCCGCTGCTGGCGGTCTGCGACGGAGACATCGTCTCCTACGACATCCCCAATCGGACCATCAGTGTGGAGCTGAGCGAGGAGCAGATCGCCCAGCGCATCCATGACGCCGAAATGCCGCTCACGTACCGCAAGGGCTATATCGGCATCTACCAGCGCACGGTGCAGTCGCTGTCCAAGGGGGCGGTGCTGCGCGGCATGGACGAGGAAAACGTATAG
- a CDS encoding desulfoferrodoxin FeS4 iron-binding domain-containing protein, whose protein sequence is MSNEGKKYKCEICGNVVELIVDGGGELVCCGEPMQETNE, encoded by the coding sequence ATGAGCAACGAAGGCAAAAAGTACAAGTGCGAAATTTGCGGCAACGTCGTGGAACTCATCGTCGACGGCGGCGGCGAGCTCGTCTGCTGCGGCGAACCCATGCAGGAAACCAACGAGTAG
- a CDS encoding FAD-binding protein, with amino-acid sequence MTIHHETDVLVIGSGIAGMRGALTAARAGARVCIVSLGTGGSPDIMGFSAPVLPGDSADLVLADINASGQGVNNPALARVFAQGTEEIVPDLDIMGVPLKKDVTGRCIPLQALGTSYPRLVHHYRCMTGVEILKKLRRQLSDQEVQSIRGVMIFDLLLDKGAVCGALGIDVDSGELQVFKCRAVLLTTGGSGRIHAFSTYPADITGDGMAMAYRAGLDLVDMEFLQFEPCGFVTPDAIRGSLVPTTLLKAGAELRNANQEQFVTDFSSIQKDELSRRIHREIQEGRGTPAGGVWYDVTMLPESLVKENHAIFYEPALRGGIDISKEPAQMAPSAHTFLGGVVAQPDCATAVTGLFAAGEILGGVHGANRIGGDGGASALVFGKVVGSTLASQYADLPIATETRVLDLAREGSDFLDAARARQNGESPGLLREALRELMQAQVGIIRTESGLAQAARKLEELEAAATQCSVSQAREAGQLCSLWNMLLTARMMIGSASLRTESRGAHFREDFPDRAEDWQGVNVIVRKQDQDMQFAKRQSA; translated from the coding sequence GTGACTATTCATCACGAAACTGATGTCCTGGTCATTGGATCCGGCATCGCCGGCATGCGGGGAGCTCTGACCGCAGCCCGAGCCGGAGCCCGGGTGTGCATCGTGAGCCTGGGCACCGGTGGCAGCCCGGACATCATGGGGTTCAGCGCGCCCGTGCTGCCTGGCGATTCTGCAGACCTGGTGCTGGCGGACATCAACGCCAGCGGCCAGGGGGTGAACAACCCCGCCCTGGCCCGGGTATTTGCCCAGGGTACCGAGGAGATCGTCCCAGACCTGGACATCATGGGCGTCCCCCTGAAAAAGGACGTCACCGGCCGCTGCATCCCCCTGCAGGCACTGGGCACCAGCTATCCGCGTCTGGTGCACCACTACCGGTGCATGACCGGCGTGGAGATACTGAAGAAGCTGCGCCGCCAGTTGTCGGATCAGGAAGTGCAATCCATACGCGGCGTCATGATTTTCGATCTGCTGCTGGACAAGGGCGCAGTATGCGGCGCGTTGGGCATCGACGTGGACAGCGGCGAGTTGCAGGTGTTCAAGTGCCGCGCCGTGCTGCTGACCACGGGCGGCTCCGGCCGCATCCACGCCTTTTCCACGTACCCGGCGGACATCACCGGCGACGGCATGGCCATGGCCTACCGCGCCGGGCTCGACCTGGTGGACATGGAGTTCCTGCAGTTCGAACCCTGCGGATTCGTCACGCCGGACGCCATCCGGGGCAGCCTGGTGCCCACCACGCTGCTCAAGGCAGGGGCGGAGCTCCGCAACGCCAACCAGGAACAGTTTGTGACGGATTTCAGCTCGATTCAGAAGGACGAGCTCTCGCGCCGCATCCATCGAGAGATCCAGGAAGGCCGGGGCACGCCTGCCGGCGGCGTCTGGTACGACGTCACCATGCTTCCGGAAAGCCTGGTGAAGGAAAACCACGCGATCTTCTACGAACCGGCGTTGCGCGGGGGCATCGACATCAGCAAGGAGCCGGCGCAGATGGCGCCTTCGGCCCACACCTTCCTGGGCGGCGTTGTGGCCCAGCCGGACTGCGCCACCGCGGTGACCGGCCTGTTCGCCGCCGGCGAGATCCTGGGCGGCGTGCACGGGGCCAACCGCATCGGCGGAGACGGCGGGGCCTCGGCCCTGGTCTTCGGCAAGGTCGTTGGCTCGACCCTGGCGTCCCAATACGCCGACCTGCCCATAGCCACGGAAACCCGCGTCCTGGATCTGGCGCGCGAGGGCTCCGACTTTCTGGATGCGGCCCGCGCCAGGCAAAACGGCGAATCGCCGGGTCTCTTGCGCGAGGCTCTGCGGGAGCTCATGCAGGCCCAGGTGGGCATCATCCGCACCGAATCGGGGCTTGCCCAGGCCGCCCGGAAGCTGGAGGAGCTGGAAGCCGCGGCCACGCAGTGCTCGGTTTCCCAGGCCAGGGAGGCCGGACAGCTCTGTTCGCTCTGGAACATGCTGCTGACGGCCCGGATGATGATCGGCTCGGCCAGCCTGCGTACGGAGAGCCGCGGGGCGCATTTCCGCGAGGATTTCCCCGACCGCGCAGAGGATTGGCAAGGCGTCAATGTAATCGTGCGTAAGCAAGACCAGGATATGCAGTTTGCCAAGCGTCAAAGCGCCTGA
- a CDS encoding TRAP transporter permease — protein sequence MSNDTSQLSKLDAPQEGACPGNAEDIAERAESGVAKREYTGPWGRIILVIAVSMAVFHLYTAGFGLLAAIRQRAVHLAFVLPLVFLIYPARKTSIRSRPSIPDIILAVLSAVCAGYIVVNYQSIVFRGGMPNNTDIVFGLATLALVIEGARRALGIELATVAVVFLLYGYFGKYIPGIFAHRGADLGRLVDHLYLIPEGIFSVALGTSATYIVLFVIFGTFLERSGLGQLVQDMALALAGKAIGGPAKVSIFASALFGSISGSAAANVVSTGVFTIPLMKRIGYPAEFAGGVEAVASTAGQLMPPIMGASAFIMADFLGVPYLDIVKAAILPVVLYYTGLFVMVHMRARRLGLRGLRDDELPKLSTVMKERGHLLIPLIAILIMLVMQFTPLYAAFYGIIITLVVTQLRKHTRLSFQDIIWALETGAKRSVSIAAACAAVGIVIGISTLTSVGNTVGEFLLAMAQGQLLPALFMVMIFALILGMGLPTVAAYIILATVAAPILTSQFGLPKLVSHFFVFYFGLMANVTPPVAIPAYAAAGIACSSPSRTGWTAFKLALAGFLAPYLFVYSPQILLYQFTWAALPETLWVAFTAIFGVFLLACSIEGFLRHRLATWQRFLLGASSLLLIEPSMITDTIAFTMLVLVLSVQFITQKRLVHPTSGE from the coding sequence ATGAGTAATGATACGTCTCAGTTGTCGAAGTTGGATGCTCCGCAGGAAGGCGCCTGCCCGGGGAATGCCGAGGACATAGCGGAGCGGGCGGAAAGCGGAGTGGCCAAGCGGGAGTACACCGGGCCATGGGGCAGGATCATTCTGGTCATAGCCGTGTCCATGGCAGTGTTCCATCTCTACACCGCGGGCTTCGGTCTGCTGGCGGCCATCCGTCAGCGCGCTGTGCACCTGGCCTTTGTCCTGCCGCTGGTCTTTCTCATCTACCCGGCACGCAAGACATCCATCAGGAGCCGTCCCTCTATTCCCGACATCATCCTGGCCGTGCTGTCCGCGGTCTGCGCCGGCTACATCGTCGTCAATTACCAGTCCATCGTGTTCAGGGGGGGCATGCCCAACAACACGGACATCGTATTCGGCCTCGCCACGCTGGCCCTGGTCATCGAGGGCGCGCGCCGGGCGCTCGGCATCGAGCTGGCCACGGTGGCCGTCGTCTTCCTGCTCTACGGCTATTTCGGTAAATATATCCCGGGTATCTTCGCCCACCGCGGCGCAGACCTGGGCCGCCTGGTCGACCACCTCTACCTGATTCCGGAAGGCATCTTCAGCGTGGCCCTGGGCACATCAGCCACCTACATCGTTCTCTTCGTCATCTTCGGCACGTTCCTGGAGCGTAGCGGACTCGGCCAACTGGTGCAGGATATGGCGCTTGCCCTGGCCGGCAAGGCCATAGGCGGCCCGGCCAAGGTGAGTATCTTCGCCAGCGCCCTGTTCGGCTCCATCAGCGGAAGCGCCGCGGCCAACGTCGTCTCGACCGGAGTTTTCACCATCCCGCTCATGAAGCGCATCGGCTACCCGGCCGAGTTCGCCGGCGGGGTGGAGGCCGTTGCTTCCACTGCAGGACAGCTAATGCCGCCCATCATGGGCGCCAGCGCCTTCATCATGGCCGACTTTCTTGGCGTGCCCTATCTGGACATCGTCAAGGCCGCCATCCTGCCGGTCGTCCTCTACTACACCGGCCTGTTCGTAATGGTGCACATGCGCGCCCGCAGGCTCGGTCTGCGCGGGCTGCGCGACGACGAGCTGCCCAAGCTGTCCACGGTGATGAAAGAGCGCGGGCACCTGCTTATCCCCCTGATAGCCATACTCATCATGCTGGTCATGCAGTTCACGCCTCTCTACGCTGCATTCTACGGCATCATCATCACCCTGGTGGTGACCCAGCTTCGCAAGCACACGCGGCTCAGTTTCCAGGACATTATCTGGGCGCTGGAGACCGGGGCGAAGCGGTCCGTCAGCATCGCCGCGGCCTGCGCCGCCGTGGGCATCGTCATCGGAATCTCCACCCTCACCTCGGTGGGCAATACGGTGGGCGAGTTCCTCCTGGCCATGGCGCAGGGGCAGCTGCTGCCGGCGCTGTTCATGGTCATGATTTTCGCGCTCATCCTGGGCATGGGCCTTCCCACGGTGGCCGCCTACATCATCCTGGCCACGGTCGCCGCCCCCATCCTGACCTCGCAGTTCGGTCTTCCCAAGCTGGTGAGCCATTTCTTCGTGTTCTACTTCGGCCTGATGGCCAACGTGACGCCACCGGTGGCCATCCCCGCATATGCAGCGGCCGGCATAGCCTGCTCAAGTCCCAGCCGCACCGGCTGGACTGCCTTCAAGCTGGCGCTGGCCGGATTCCTGGCCCCTTACCTCTTCGTCTATTCGCCGCAAATTCTTCTCTACCAATTTACCTGGGCAGCCCTGCCTGAAACCCTCTGGGTAGCCTTCACCGCTATTTTCGGTGTCTTCCTGCTGGCTTGCTCGATCGAGGGCTTCCTGCGCCACCGGCTGGCCACCTGGCAACGCTTCCTTCTCGGAGCGTCTAGCCTTCTGCTCATTGAACCGTCGATGATCACCGACACCATCGCCTTCACCATGCTGGTCCTGGTGCTCAGCGTGCAGTTCATCACCCAAAAACGTCTCGTTCACCCCACAAGCGGGGAGTAA
- a CDS encoding DUF3096 domain-containing protein: MNMNIALQPLLALIAGILILVMPRLLNYVVAIYLIVVGVMGLLHM; encoded by the coding sequence ATGAACATGAACATCGCACTGCAACCGCTGCTCGCCCTGATCGCCGGCATCCTTATTCTGGTCATGCCGCGGCTGCTGAACTACGTGGTGGCCATCTATCTCATTGTCGTGGGAGTCATGGGCCTGCTGCACATGTAG
- a CDS encoding TAXI family TRAP transporter solute-binding subunit, which produces MKMFRRTVVALAMAALICSGLSTPFLSEAHAADAPKFMTIGGGSSGGTFQVVANLFAQVLSKESGIKVTAQSTTGAGQNIILMGRKDLEMGIVDSLTNQKAVNGEDQFKQHPNKDVRAISLVYTQAFHQLVRTGEDINKMSDLVGRTLVVGGPASGTELQTKTIYAAHGITYDDIKPQFLGINEGLDLLRNRQADGETAVVPYPFSTFTELTITNQGKLISLDEDAIAKLTTPGSPFVRLTIPAEVYSNQKEPIHTVGNPTVLAIDAGVSDDLAYTFTKAFWENIDWLKEQHHAFKNLTLEDAASAPIPLHPGAARYYKEVGVLK; this is translated from the coding sequence ATGAAGATGTTCCGTCGCACAGTAGTGGCCTTAGCAATGGCAGCATTGATTTGCAGTGGATTGAGTACGCCATTTCTCTCGGAAGCCCATGCCGCCGACGCACCGAAATTCATGACCATCGGGGGCGGGAGCAGCGGAGGCACCTTCCAGGTTGTAGCCAACCTGTTCGCCCAGGTGCTCAGCAAGGAATCCGGCATCAAAGTCACGGCTCAGAGCACCACTGGTGCGGGCCAGAACATCATTCTAATGGGACGTAAAGACCTGGAGATGGGCATTGTTGACAGCCTTACCAACCAGAAGGCCGTCAATGGGGAAGACCAGTTCAAGCAGCATCCGAACAAGGATGTCCGGGCCATCTCGCTGGTCTACACGCAGGCGTTCCACCAGCTGGTGCGCACCGGCGAGGACATCAACAAGATGTCCGACCTCGTTGGGCGCACCCTGGTGGTGGGCGGTCCTGCAAGCGGCACAGAGCTGCAGACCAAGACGATCTATGCGGCGCACGGCATCACGTACGACGACATCAAGCCGCAGTTCCTGGGCATCAACGAAGGCCTCGATCTGCTGCGCAACCGTCAGGCCGACGGTGAAACCGCAGTGGTGCCCTACCCCTTCTCCACCTTCACCGAGCTGACCATCACCAACCAGGGCAAGCTCATCTCCCTGGACGAAGACGCCATCGCCAAGCTGACCACGCCCGGCTCCCCCTTTGTGCGCCTCACCATTCCGGCCGAGGTCTACAGCAACCAGAAGGAGCCCATCCACACTGTGGGCAACCCCACTGTACTGGCCATCGATGCCGGCGTGAGCGACGACCTCGCCTACACGTTCACCAAGGCATTCTGGGAAAACATCGACTGGCTCAAGGAACAACATCACGCGTTCAAGAACCTCACGCTCGAGGATGCGGCCTCGGCGCCCATTCCCCTCCACCCCGGCGCAGCCCGCTACTACAAGGAAGTGGGCGTCCTGAAATAA
- a CDS encoding acetate/propionate family kinase — protein MSYILVVNIGSTSLKYRLLQMPGGDTLTRGYIERIGGAASPYSWQTGRHKGSCKLDTSQGTIQAISAMLDMLVKGAGATPPVLRDINEVAGVGFKVVHGGYSLRTSARITEHVLACMEDFSRVMPAHNPPYIQAIREFQRLLPDTPLVGAFETAFHRDMPDYASVYGLPYAWTEQLGVRRYGFHGASHRYVSERAAELHGHPLEDLRVLVCHLGGSSSLAAVQHGVCVATSMGFTTQSGLPMAKRSGDLDPFALPYLMEKTGKSLQEILDVLVTQSGLAGISGLSGDMRDLEEQEATNPRAHLAIAHFVHEIKKYLGAFAAVMNGLDVVAFTGGIGENSARIRRDVCADMDVLGIELDDRLNDNPDGERCISAPGSQVAVYRIPTNEEFIVARETLRCLAEQQGGTVSDYSSRN, from the coding sequence ATGTCCTATATTCTCGTGGTCAACATAGGCAGTACCTCGTTGAAGTACCGCCTTCTGCAAATGCCCGGCGGCGACACCCTGACGCGGGGCTACATCGAGCGCATCGGCGGCGCGGCCTCGCCCTACTCCTGGCAGACAGGCAGGCACAAGGGCTCCTGCAAGCTGGACACCAGCCAGGGAACCATACAGGCCATCTCCGCCATGCTGGACATGCTGGTGAAAGGCGCGGGGGCCACGCCGCCCGTACTCCGCGACATCAACGAGGTGGCCGGGGTGGGGTTCAAGGTCGTGCACGGCGGCTATTCACTGCGAACGAGCGCGCGCATCACCGAGCACGTCCTGGCCTGCATGGAGGACTTCTCCCGGGTCATGCCGGCGCACAACCCGCCCTACATCCAGGCCATCCGCGAGTTCCAGCGCCTTTTGCCGGACACGCCGCTGGTCGGGGCCTTCGAAACCGCCTTCCACCGGGACATGCCGGACTACGCCAGCGTGTACGGCCTGCCCTACGCCTGGACCGAGCAGCTCGGCGTCCGGCGCTACGGCTTCCACGGCGCGTCACATCGCTATGTGAGCGAACGCGCCGCAGAGCTGCACGGACACCCCCTGGAGGATCTGCGGGTGCTCGTCTGCCATCTCGGCGGAAGCTCCTCGCTGGCTGCCGTGCAGCACGGCGTCTGCGTGGCCACCAGCATGGGCTTCACCACGCAGAGTGGCCTGCCCATGGCCAAGCGCAGCGGCGACCTGGATCCCTTTGCCCTGCCGTATCTCATGGAAAAAACAGGGAAGAGCCTGCAGGAAATCCTGGACGTGCTGGTGACGCAAAGCGGCCTGGCCGGCATATCCGGCCTTTCCGGAGACATGCGCGACCTGGAGGAGCAGGAGGCGACCAACCCACGGGCGCATCTGGCCATTGCCCACTTCGTGCACGAGATCAAAAAGTACCTGGGCGCGTTCGCCGCGGTCATGAACGGGCTGGATGTCGTGGCCTTCACCGGCGGCATCGGTGAAAACTCCGCCCGAATCCGCCGGGATGTCTGCGCGGACATGGACGTGCTCGGGATCGAGCTGGACGACCGGCTGAACGACAACCCCGACGGGGAGCGCTGCATCTCCGCGCCCGGCTCTCAGGTGGCGGTCTACCGGATCCCCACCAACGAGGAGTTCATCGTGGCGCGAGAAACCCTGCGTTGCCTGGCGGAGCAACAAGGAGGAACCGTCAGTGACTATTCATCACGAAACTGA
- the fdrA gene encoding acyl-CoA synthetase FdrA, translating to MRKTIIRAGEYHDSVFLLSISKKLRALPGVNQVVAAMGTDMNKTVLEDTGLLDESGRAATSKDLILALDIAEEDVANTVLAELDFCIAGGESGGDGPKDYPSLDMANAAHPDSNLVMISVPGAFAALEAEHALELGKHCFIFSDNVELADEVALKKLGREKGLLVMGPGCGTSLIGGYALGMMSAAARGPIGIVGASGSGIHQMAMIIDRAGGGISHAIGTGGRDLSDEVGGSTMLAGLELLEQDPETKVLILVSKPPAPATMQRILERVRQCSKPVIVHFLGGDPELVRKAGALAPETLEHAARMAMALVAGETLPASPYEDYARELDPVAASLAKAGGGSLRGVFCGGTHAEEAALVLERLGLTVHSNLPLPCCASLKSPLQSEGDCIIDIGDEIFTQGKPHPVIEPSIINPRIIQEASDPQTGVILLDILCGFGAHPDPAGVVGDSISQVLREAKQRGQELAVVVSLCGVHNDPQDVEGQRRTLEEAGAVVFFNNAQAAYCAGKTILLRRGEKQ from the coding sequence ATGCGCAAAACCATTATCAGAGCGGGGGAATACCATGACTCGGTCTTCCTCCTGAGCATCTCGAAAAAGCTGCGTGCCCTGCCCGGCGTCAACCAAGTCGTCGCTGCCATGGGCACGGATATGAACAAGACCGTCCTGGAGGACACCGGCCTGCTCGATGAGTCGGGTCGGGCGGCGACCTCCAAGGACCTGATTCTCGCCCTGGACATCGCCGAGGAGGATGTCGCGAACACCGTGCTGGCAGAGCTGGACTTCTGCATCGCCGGCGGGGAATCCGGGGGAGATGGCCCGAAAGACTATCCCTCGCTGGACATGGCCAATGCCGCCCATCCCGACTCCAATCTGGTCATGATCTCCGTGCCCGGGGCCTTTGCCGCCCTGGAAGCGGAGCACGCCCTGGAGTTGGGCAAACACTGCTTCATCTTCAGCGACAATGTGGAGCTCGCGGACGAGGTGGCCCTGAAGAAGCTGGGCCGCGAAAAAGGTCTGCTGGTCATGGGGCCCGGCTGCGGCACCAGCCTGATCGGCGGGTACGCCCTGGGCATGATGAGCGCAGCGGCGCGCGGGCCCATCGGCATCGTGGGCGCCAGCGGCAGCGGCATCCATCAGATGGCCATGATCATCGACCGGGCGGGCGGAGGCATCTCACACGCCATCGGCACCGGCGGACGCGATCTCTCGGACGAGGTGGGCGGCAGCACCATGCTCGCCGGCCTGGAGCTGCTGGAGCAGGACCCCGAGACAAAGGTGCTCATCCTGGTGTCCAAGCCCCCGGCGCCGGCCACCATGCAACGCATTCTCGAACGCGTGCGCCAGTGCTCCAAGCCTGTCATCGTGCACTTTCTCGGCGGCGATCCGGAGCTGGTCCGCAAGGCCGGCGCGCTCGCCCCGGAAACTCTGGAGCACGCCGCCCGCATGGCGATGGCTCTGGTCGCCGGGGAAACGCTTCCAGCGTCTCCGTACGAAGACTATGCGCGCGAGCTGGACCCTGTGGCCGCATCCCTGGCCAAGGCCGGCGGCGGCAGCCTGCGGGGGGTGTTCTGCGGCGGAACCCACGCCGAAGAGGCCGCCCTGGTGCTGGAGCGGTTGGGACTGACCGTGCACAGCAACCTTCCCCTGCCGTGCTGCGCCAGCCTGAAGTCCCCTCTCCAGAGTGAAGGCGACTGCATCATCGACATCGGCGACGAGATCTTCACCCAGGGCAAGCCGCATCCCGTCATCGAGCCGTCCATCATCAATCCCCGGATCATCCAGGAGGCAAGCGACCCGCAGACAGGGGTCATCCTGCTGGACATCCTCTGCGGTTTCGGCGCGCATCCAGACCCGGCCGGCGTGGTGGGAGACAGCATCAGCCAGGTCCTGCGCGAGGCGAAACAGCGCGGCCAGGAGCTGGCCGTGGTGGTCAGCCTGTGCGGCGTCCACAACGATCCGCAGGATGTCGAGGGGCAACGGCGCACGCTGGAAGAGGCCGGGGCCGTCGTCTTCTTCAACAATGCCCAGGCCGCATATTGCGCCGGCAAAACCATTTTGCTGCGTCGAGGTGAGAAGCAATGA
- a CDS encoding DUF1116 domain-containing protein has product MSNLLNSTLSVINVGLSHFADSLDAQGIPTARVKWSPPAGGDPVLARFLRSGLQSIAQKVEEANARAFKHIINAEPYWVGIKRARDVVPGMEPNVILHSGPPISWDRMAPVQQKGILGAVQHEKLAEDEAGALRLVESGAISVRSAMDMGVAGAGAGIVSPSMVVNVCRERNTGKEAYCVPFEGRVGLGVWGVYNPEVEATLHRIETVLGPAIDKALAASDGIPVRNIIAQGLQMNDDTHTRQTAEGYILVSEIIPLLLQADLSNAILQECVDLFVSSERWFHPLGIASALSVLKGIKGMEYCTLLCTMCGNAVDYGIQVSCLGDRWFTSPSPYLTGMYLSPKWSQKDAVPWMGDSCIVEAYGLGAFSGAAAPAVIRLRGGSYQDGIQQSEEMKQITTGVNYNYPIPLLGFSGPPTGIDILKVGMTGITPLAHGGIISHQGGQIGAGVVRLPFECFRDAIHGVSERYGLQA; this is encoded by the coding sequence ATGAGTAATCTTCTAAACAGTACGCTGTCGGTCATCAACGTCGGGCTCTCTCACTTTGCAGACAGTCTGGACGCGCAAGGCATCCCCACTGCGCGCGTCAAGTGGTCGCCGCCTGCCGGAGGCGACCCGGTCCTGGCCCGCTTTCTGCGCTCGGGCCTGCAGTCCATTGCCCAAAAGGTGGAAGAGGCCAACGCCAGGGCCTTCAAGCACATCATCAATGCCGAACCGTACTGGGTCGGCATCAAGCGCGCACGAGACGTGGTCCCCGGCATGGAGCCCAACGTCATCCTGCATTCCGGCCCCCCCATCTCCTGGGATCGCATGGCACCGGTCCAACAAAAAGGCATCCTCGGCGCGGTCCAGCACGAAAAGCTGGCCGAGGATGAGGCGGGCGCGCTCCGCCTGGTTGAATCGGGTGCGATTTCCGTCCGCTCGGCCATGGACATGGGGGTGGCCGGCGCCGGCGCCGGTATCGTCAGCCCGTCCATGGTCGTCAACGTCTGTCGGGAACGCAATACGGGCAAGGAGGCGTACTGCGTGCCCTTCGAGGGCCGCGTGGGGCTCGGGGTCTGGGGTGTCTACAACCCCGAGGTCGAGGCCACCCTCCATCGGATCGAGACCGTGCTGGGCCCGGCCATTGACAAAGCCCTGGCAGCCTCGGACGGCATTCCGGTGAGGAACATCATCGCCCAGGGCCTGCAGATGAACGACGACACTCACACCCGCCAGACCGCCGAGGGCTATATCCTGGTCAGCGAGATCATTCCGCTGCTGTTGCAGGCAGACCTGTCCAACGCCATCCTGCAGGAGTGCGTGGACCTGTTCGTAAGCTCCGAACGCTGGTTCCACCCGCTCGGCATCGCCAGCGCGCTGTCCGTGCTCAAGGGAATCAAGGGGATGGAGTACTGCACATTGCTGTGCACCATGTGCGGCAACGCCGTGGACTATGGCATCCAGGTGAGCTGCCTGGGCGACCGCTGGTTCACCAGCCCGTCCCCTTACCTGACGGGCATGTACCTTTCCCCAAAATGGAGTCAGAAGGACGCCGTGCCGTGGATGGGGGACAGCTGCATCGTGGAGGCGTACGGCCTTGGCGCATTTTCCGGAGCGGCCGCCCCGGCGGTCATCCGCCTGCGGGGGGGAAGCTACCAGGACGGCATTCAGCAGTCCGAGGAGATGAAGCAGATCACAACCGGGGTCAACTACAACTACCCCATTCCGCTGCTCGGGTTCTCCGGGCCTCCCACCGGCATCGACATTCTCAAAGTCGGCATGACAGGCATCACGCCGCTGGCCCACGGCGGCATCATTTCTCATCAAGGAGGTCAGATCGGCGCAGGTGTTGTGCGTCTGCCCTTCGAATGTTTCAGGGACGCCATCCACGGCGTGTCTGAAAGGTACGGCTTACAGGCATGA